The following coding sequences are from one Dermacentor silvarum isolate Dsil-2018 chromosome 4, BIME_Dsil_1.4, whole genome shotgun sequence window:
- the LOC119450287 gene encoding LOW QUALITY PROTEIN: heat shock protein 105 kDa-like (The sequence of the model RefSeq protein was modified relative to this genomic sequence to represent the inferred CDS: deleted 1 base in 1 codon) yields the protein MSVIGFDFGNENCFIAVARAGGIETIANEYSQRVTPSYVAFGEKTRDLGVSAKNKQVTNLRNTVFGFKRLQGRKMGDPQVKHEATFLPYSLVDLGGGRVGVRVRYLNEDKAFSITQITAMLFTKLKDIAETALKIKVNDCVVSVPHFFTDSERRALLDATVSQGLNCLKLMNETTAIALSYGFYKNDLPEEKPRIVAFVDMGHSALQVGIVGFNRDRLKMMATAFESVGGRDFDMVLVRYFVQEFKERYNLDVSSNRRALIRLITECEKLKKQMSANPHELPLNIECFMNDRDVAGRMKREAFEAMAAEHLARTERTLARALQEAGLRASDVDSVELVGGGTRVPAIKQLVRKVFNREPSTTLNQDEAVARGCALQCAMLSPIFKVREFQVVDAQPYPIELCYAPGKGEEGRAEVFPRWHQVPFSKMLTFYRSKPFSLEARYTADAAVPYPDLQLGIFNVNKVAPAVDNEATKVKVKVRLNLHGIFSVVSASAVDRVKHDGRQASAAQEKCSNGGDLAGAACGDEVPPSEGGDPVEKGTETNQANEANKEERPEPTKTEKTKTLELPIESHVPQLTPTELDHLLETEAKMVQTDRLEKDRVDAKNAVEEYVYEMRDHLSDKFKAYVLDKDKEKFLSMLNDTENWLYTEGEEVAKNLYVEKLNALREIGQPIRNRCREHEERGLASEEMGAILQKSRKALSDFSSRAQEEVYQKLAKAVEERQTWFDGAMGALSKAPLYEDPPVLVSRFREEAKAMEALLAALTVVPKPPKAESPARQAPEGATPSQSEEATESEEATEKMDVD from the exons ATGTCAGTGATCGGGTTCGACTTCGGCAACGAGAACTGCTTCATCGCAGTTGCTCGTGCCGGTGGCATCGAGACGATCGCCAATGAGTACAGCCAGCGAGTCACGCC GTCCTATGTTGCGTTCGGCGAAAAGACGCGTGACTTGGGCGTGTCGGCGAAGAACAAGCAGGTGACGAATCTCAGGAATACCGTCTTCGGCTTCAAGAGGCTGCAGGGCCGCAAGATGGGCGACCCGCAAGTCAAGCACGAGGCGACGTTCCTGCCCTATTCGCTGGTCGACTTGGGTGGCGGGCGTGTGGGCGTCCGTGTTCGCTACCTAAACGAGGACAAGGCCTTCTCGATCACGCAAATAACTGCCATGCTTTTCACCAAATTGAAAGACATTGCCGAGACTGCATTGAAGATCAAAGTCAACGACTGCGTAGTGTCTGTGCCGCATTTCTTCACCGACTCCGAACGCCGGGCTTTGCTGGACGCGACG GTATCGCAGGGCCTCAACTGTCTAAAGCTGATGAACGAGACCACTGCCATTGCGCTCAGCTATGGCTTCTACAAGAACGACCTGCCAGAAGAGAAGCCGCGCATCGTGGCCTTCGTCGACATGGGCCACTCGGCGTTGCAGGTCGGCATCGTGGGTTTCAATCGGGACAGACTTAAGATGATGGCCACTGCATTCGAGAGCGTCGGCGGCCGCGACTTCGACATGGTGCTGGTTCGTTACTTCGTGCAGGAATTCAAGGAACGTTACAACCTGGACGTGTCCAGCAATCGACGGGCGCTCATCAGGCTAATAACCGAGTGCGAGAAGCTTAAGAAGCAGATGAGCGCCAACCCACACGAGCTGCCCCTTAACATCGAGTGCTTTATGAACGACCGCGACGTAGCCGGCAGGATGAAGCGCGAAGCATTCGAGGCGATGGCCGCGGAGCACCTGGCGCGCACCGAGCGCACGCTGGCCCGTGCACTGCAGGAGGCCGGCCTGCGCGCTTCGGACGTCGATTCCGTCGAGCTCGTGGGAGGTGGCACCCGCGTGCCGGCCATCAAGCAACTGGTGCGCAAAGTGTTCAACCGGGAGCCGTCCACCACACTCAACCAGGATGAGGCGGTGGCGCGCGGCTGCGCCCTGCAGTGCGCCATGCTGTCACCCATTTTCAAGGTGCGCGAGTTCCAGGTTGTGGACGCGCAGCCGTACCCCATCGAGCTGTGCTATGCTCCTGGCAAGGGCGAAGAAGGCCGCGCCGAGGTGTTCCCGCGCTGGCACCAGGTTCCGTTCAGCAAGATGCTCACGTTCTACCGGAGCAAGCCGTTCTCTCTGGAAGCCAG GTACACAGCTGATGCTGCTGTGCCCTACCCTGACCTGCAGCTCGGCATCTTCAATGTGAACAAGGTTGCCCCCGCTGTCGACAATGAGGCCACCAAGGTCAAGGTCAAAGTGCGGCTCAACCTGCATGGCATCTTCTCCGTGGTGTCTGCCTCAGCAGTTGACCGTGTCAAGCATGATGGCCGACAGGCAAGTGCTGCCCAGGAGAAGTGTTCAAATGGTGGTGACCTGGCGGGGGCGGCGTGTGGCGATGAG GTGCCCCCAAGCGAGGGAGGGGATCCAGTCGAAAAGGGCACCGAGACCAACCAGGCCAACGAGGCCAACAAGGAAGAGCGGCCAGAGCCGACCAAAACT GAAAAGACCAAGACGCTCGAGCTGCCCATTGAATCACATGTACCACAACTGACTCCTACAGAGCTGGACCACCTGCTTGAGACTGAGGCGAAGATGGTGCAGACTGACCGGTTGGAGAAGGACCGTGTGGATGCAAAGAACGCCGTCGAGGAATATGTCTACGAGATGCGGGACCACCTGTCAGACAAGTTCAAGGCCTACGTCCTTGACAAGGACAAGGAGAAATTCCTGAGCATGCTTAACGATACTGAGAACTGGCTCTACACAGAAGGCGAAGAGGTGGCCAAGAACCTGTATGTGGAAAAGCTGAATGCGCTGCGCGAGATTGGCCAGCCTATCAGAAACCGCTGCAGGGAGCATGAAGAGCGAGGTCTAGCTTCTGAAGAGATGGGGGCCATACTGCAGAAGTCTCGTAAGGCCCTGTCCGACTTTTCCTCTCGGGCACAGGAAGAGGTGTACCAGAAACTTGCAAAGGCTGTGGAGGAGCGACAGACCTGGTTTGATGGCGCTATGGGTGCACTGTCCAAGGCTCCGTTGTACGAGGACCCTCCGGTGCTGGTGTCACGCTTCCGGGAAGAGGCAAAAGCCATGGAGGCCCTCCTTGCAGCCCTGACAGTAGTGCCAAAGCCACCCAAGGCTGAGAGCCCTGCACGACAAGCCCCCGAAGGTGCCACACCGTCTCAATCCGAGGAAGCGACAGAGTCCGAAGAGGCGACTGAGAAGATGGATGTGGACTAA